A genomic window from Gossypium hirsutum isolate 1008001.06 chromosome D10, Gossypium_hirsutum_v2.1, whole genome shotgun sequence includes:
- the LOC107930407 gene encoding homeobox-leucine zipper protein ATHB-14 isoform X1 yields the protein MALSMHKESLNNKQMDSSKYVRYTPEQVEALERVYNECPKPSSLRRQQLIRECPILSNIEPKQIKVWFQNRRCREKQRKEASRLQTVNRKLTAMNKLLMEENDRLQKQVSHLVYENGYMKQQLQTASVTTTDNNSCESVVVSGQHQQQQNPTPRHPQRDANNPAGLLTIAEETLAEFLSKATGTAVDWVQMIGMKPGPDSIGIVAVSRNCSGVAARACGLVSLEPTKVAEILKDRPSWYRDCRCIDVLSIIPTANGGTIELIYMQTYAPTTLAAARDFWTLRYTTSLEDGNLVICERSLTSSTGGPTGPPTTSFVRAEMLPSGFLIRPCDGGGSIIHIVDHVDLDVWSVPEVLRPLYESSKILAQKMTIAALRHIRQIAQETNGEIQYGGGRQPAVLRTFSQRLCRGFNDAVNGFVDDGWSLMGSDGVEDVTIMINSSPGKFFGSQYNTSMVPSFGGGVLCAKASMLLQSVPPALLVRFLREHRSEWADYGIDTYSAACLKPNPYTVPCARPSGFPSSQVILPLAHTVEHEEFLEVVRLEGQAFTPEDVALARDMYLLQLCSGIDENAVGACAQLVFAPIDESFADNAPLLPSGFRVIPLDSKPVMDGPGAARTLDLASTLEVGPGSNRSTGDGEPNSYNLRSVLTIAFQFTFENHLRDDVASMARQYVRSVVGSVQRVAMAIAPSRISPGLGPKSLPGSPEALTLARWICRSYRIHTGGELLRADSQSGDTLLEQLWNHSDAIMCCSLKTNASPVFTFANQAGLDMLETTLVALQDIMLDKILDEAGRKSLCTEFSKIMQQGFAHLPAGICVSSMGRPLSYEQAIVWKVVDDDNDDAANHCLGLMFVNWSFV from the exons ATGGCACTTTCCATGCACAAAGAGTCATTGAATAACAAGCAAATGGATAGTAGTAAGTATGTAAGGTATACACCAGAGCAAGTGGAAGCTTTGGAAAGAGTATACAATGAATGTCCAAAGCCTAGCTCTTTAAGAAGGCAGCAGCTCATTAGGGAGTGCCCTATTCTTTCCAACATTGAGCCTAAACAGATCAAAGTTTGGTTTCAGAACCGAAg ATGTCGAGAAAAGCAGAGGAAGGAAGCTTCCCGTCTCCAGACGGTGAACCGAAAGCTGACTGCCATGAATAAGCTGTTGATGGAAGAGAATGATCGATTGCAAAAACAGGTCTCGCATCTTGTATACGAGAATGGATACATGAAGCAGCAGCTGCAGACC GCTTCAGTAACGACCACGGACAATAATAGCTGTGAGTCCGTGGTCGTGAGTGGTCAGCACCAACAACAGCAAAACCCAACACCTCGGCACCCACAAAGGGATGCTAACAACCCAGCTGG TTTACTCACAATTGCTGAGGAGACCCTGGCAGAGTTCCTTTCGAAAGCTACCGGAACTGCTGTCGACTGGGTTCAAATGATTGGGATGAAG CCTGGTCCGGATTCTATTGGCATTGTTGCTGTTTCCCGTAACTGTAGCGGAGTAGCAGCACGTGCTTGTGGTCTTGTGAGTCTCGAGCCCACTAAG GTTGCGGAAATCCTTAAAGATCGTCCATCGTGGTATCGTGACTGCCGATGCATTGATGTATTGAGTATAATTCCGACAGCGaatggtggaacaattgagctcATCTATATGCAG ACTTATGCGCCTACAACATTGGCTGCAGCACGGGACTTTTGGACTCTGAGATATACTACGAGTTTAGAAGATGGCAATCTCGTG ATATGCGAGAGGTCCTTAACATCTTCTACTGGTGGCCCTACCGGGCCTCCTACTACAAGTTTTGTACGAGCCGAAATGCTTCCCAGTGGATTTCTAATCAGACCTTGTGATGGCGGTGGCTCTATCATTCACATTGTTGATCATGTTGATTTAGAT GTTTGGAGTGTTCCTGAAGTTCTTAGGCCACTTTACGAATCATCCAAAATTCTTGCTCAGAAAATGACAATTGCT GCCTTGCGGCATATACGGCAAATTGCTCAAGAGACAAATGGAGAAATTCAATATGGTGGTGGTCGTCAACCTGCTGTTTTACGGACTTTTAGTCAGAGACTTTGCAG GGGGTTTAATGATGCTGTAAATGGGTTTGTCGATGATGGTTGGTCGCTTATGGGTAGTGACGGTGTCGAAGATGTGACCATCATGATAAATTCATCTCCAGGCAAATTCTTCGGGTCTCAGTACAACACCTCTATGGTTCCTTCTTTTGGGGGAGGTGTACTATGTGCCAAGGCCTCAATGCTGCTTCAG AGTGTCCCTCCTGCATTGCTTGTTCGGTTTTTGAGGGAGCATCGATCCGAGTGGGCTGATTATGGAATCGACACCTACTCCGCCGCTTGTTTGAAACCTAATCCTTACACTGTTCCGTGTGCTCGGCCTAGTGGTTTCCCTAGTAGTCAGGTCATTCTACCTCTTGCGCATACAGTAGAACATGAAGAG TTCCTTGAAGTTGTTCGTCTAGAAGGCCAGGCATTCACGCCTGAAGATGTAGCTTTGGCACGGGATATGTACTTATTGCAG CTTTGCAGCGGAATTGATGAAAATGCAGTCGGTGCCTGCGCACAGCTTGTTTTTGCACCTATTGATGAATCGTTTGCCGATAATGCTCCATTGCTTCCATCTGGATTTCGAGTCATACCTCTAGATTCCAAGCCAGTTATG GATGGACCAGGAGCAGCTCGAACATTGGATTTAGCTTCTACCCTCGAAGTTGGTCCTGGCAGCAATCGCTCAACTGGTGATGGTGAGCCGAACAGTTATAACCTTAGATCAGTCTTGACCATTGCATTCCAATTCACTTTCGAGAACCACTTGAGGGATGACGTGGCTTCTATGGCTCGTCAATATGTACGTAGTGTTGTGGGATCTGTTCAAAGGGTTGCCATGGCTATTGCTCCATCCCGTATTAGCCCTGGCTTGGGACCAAAAAGCCTCCCTGGTTCTCCTGAGGCTCTTACTTTGGCGCGTTGGATTTGCCGAAGCTACAG GATTCATACCGGTGGAGAACTCCTACGAGCTGATTCACAATCCGGTGATACTTTGCTGGAGCAACTGTGGAACCATTCAGATGCGATAATGTGTTGTTCATTGAAAACAAAT GCGTCTCCAGTTTTCACCTTTGCAAACCAGGCTGGGCTTGATATGCTAGAAACTACATTGGTAGCCCTTCAAGACATAATGCTGGACAAGATTCTCGATGAAGCCGGCCGAAAGAGCCTATGCACCGAGTTCTCAAAGATCATGCAACAG GGGTTTGCACATCTACCAGCAGGGATATGCGTATCGAGTATGGGAAGGCCGTTGTCCTACGAGCAGGCCATTGTGTGGAAGGTTGTCGATGATGACAACGATGATGCTGCCAATCACTGCCTCGGCTTGATGTTTGTAAACTGGTCTTTTGTGTGA
- the LOC107930377 gene encoding serine/threonine-protein phosphatase 6 regulatory subunit 3, with the protein MFWRMTGYSSTSPIDAILVKDNFTLEELLDEDEIIQECKSLNGKLINFLREKAQVEQLIQYIVVEPPENADKKQIYKFPSIACEIFTCEVDIILKTLVEDEGLMNLLFSFLNSNHSHGTQLAGYFSRIVICLLLRKTSAFMQYIKGHQEIVEMLIDLIGITSIMEVLIRLIGADEHMYASYMESMQWIEETNVLEMIVDKFSSSDSAEVHANAAETLCAITRFAPPGLAAKITSPNFIGRLFRHALEDSRPKSVLVNSLTVCISLLDPKRLTLGVYHTYNRQISQGSTISANPKTVEGMLENLGNLLKLLDVSSSESTLLTTYGKLQPPLGKHRLKIVEFISVLLMVGSETAEKELIRLSAMQRILNLFFEYPYNNFLHHHVENIILSCLESKNVPLIANLLWDCNLLGKILEAEKNCMLGSDPNMPTVSAEGRPSPKIGNIGHLTRISNKLVQLGNSNRDIQAYLQENSEWIDWQKNVLSKRNSIENVYQWACGRPTTLQDRTRDSDDDYQDRDYDVTALANNLSQAFRYGIYSNDDTDEVHGSLERDDEDVYFDDESAEVVISSLRLGDDQESGSLFTNSNWFAFEDDRGSNDNPTGAVPSASPNTEGAGVINGDGEDDKEVVGKGDDLDDTATSSQVPDVKSEVNSANLSEDSKEAAPNANDEPPTWVEWRETSDGIKASGFAESAIVRNGEVQVKLEEKGSDTDHNPERTADPSPSSSSDNASEATLEPSAKSTNTNLGSNPPEPSVSGDGNANPLVTNDDETASGIGSASEITKDVKDTATEK; encoded by the exons ATGTTTTGGCGTATGACTGGATATTCATCTACTTCTCCT ATTGATGCAATTTTAGTCAAGGACAATTTTACATTGGAGGAGCTTCTTGACGAGGATGAAATTATTCAGGAATGCAAATCCCTCAATGGGAAGCTTATAAACTT CTTGCGGGAGAAGGCTCAGGTTGAACAACTTATTCAATATATTGTGGTAGAACCTCCAGAGAATGCTGATAAGAAGCAAATTTACAA GTTTCCTTCTATTGCATGTGAGATTTTTACGTGTGAGGTTGATATCATACTAAAAACACTAGTAGAAGATGAGGGA TTAATGAATTTGTTATTTTCCTTCTTGAATTCGAATCACTCTCATGGCACACAACTGGCAGGGTACTTCAGCAGG ATTGTCATATGTCTGCTGTTGCGGAAGACATCAGCGTTCATGCAGTATATTAAG GGACATCAGGAAATTGTTGAGATGCTAATTGACCTGATTGGCATAACTTCCATTATGGAG GTTTTAATACGTCTAATTGGTGCTGACGAGCATATGTATGCTAGCTACATGGAGTCAATGCAATGGATAGAGGAAACAAATGTGTTGGAGATGATTGTGGACAAGTTTAGCTCTTCT GATTCTGCTGAGGTGCATGCCAATGCTGCTGAAACCTTATGTGCAATAACACGATTTGCTCCTCCTGGTCTTGCTGCCAAAATTACAAGCCCAAA TTTCATCGGAAGATTATTTCGTCATGCTTTGGAAGACTCAAGACCCAAATCTGTTCTGGTCAATTCCTTGACTGTTTGCATATCTTTGTTAGATCCCAAGAGGCTAACATTGGGTGTGTATCACACATATAACCGCCAAATCTCTCAAGGATCAACGATATCTGCTAACCCTAAGACAGTTGAAGGCATGCTGGAGAATTTAG GTAATTTACTGAAGCTTTTGGATGTTTCGTCTTCAGAGTCAACCTTATTAACAACGTATGGAAAATTACAGCCACCACTTGGGAAACATCGTTTGAAG ATTGTAGAGTTTATTTCAGTCTTGCTGATGGTTGGTAGTGAAACTGCTGAAAAGGAATTGATTCGATTGAGTGCCATGCAGAGGATTCTGAACTTGTTCTTTGA GTATCCGTACAACAATTTCTTGCATCATCATGTGGAGAACATAATATTGTCTTGTTTAGAGAGCAAAAATGTTCCTCTTATTGCAAATCTCCTTTGGGACTGTAATcttttgggaaaaatacttgaagcAGAAAAGAATTGCATGTTAGGTTCTGATCCAAATATG CCAACAGTTAGTGCTGAAGGTAGACCATCACCGAAGATAGGGAATATTGGACACTTGACACGTATATCTAACAAACTTGTTCAGCTTGGAAATAGCAACAGGGACATTCAGGCATATCTGCAG GAAAACAGTGAATGGATTGATTGGCAGAAGAATGTTCTATCAAAGCGTAATTCTATAGAAAATGTTTACCAGTGGGCTTGTGG GAGGCCAACCACATTACAAGACAGGACTAGAGATAGTGATGATGATTACCAAGATAGGGATTATGATGTTACAGCCTTGGCAAATAACTTAAGCCAGGCATTTCGATATGGCATTTATAGTAATGATGATACAGATGAG gTACATGGCTCACTTGAACGAGATGATGAG GATGTTTACTTTGATGACGAATCTGCGGAGGTTGTAATATCTTCTTTACGCCTAGGTGATGATCAAGAAAG TGGCTCTCTTTTTACGAATTCCAACTGGTTTGCTTTTGAAGATGACAGAGGTTCCAATGACAATCCAACTGGTGCTGTGCCTTCTGCATCACCTAATACTGAGGGAGCTGGTGTCATCAACGGCGATGGTGAAGATGATAAGGAGGTTGTCGGCAAAGGCGATGACTTAGACGATACAGCAACATCTTCTCAGGTACCTGATGTAAAATCAGAAGTTAACTCTGCCAATCTGTCTGAAGACTCTAAAGAAGCCGCACCCAATGCAAATGATGAACCACCTACGTGGGTCGAATGGAGAGAAACCTCTGATGGCATCAAAGCATCTGGTTTTGCTGAATCTGCCATTGTCCGAAACGGTGAAGTACAAGTGaaattagaagaaaaaggaagtgaTACTGATCATAACCCAGAACGTACTGCCGATCCCTCTCCATCATCATCCTCAGACAATGCAAGTGAAGCCACCTTGGAGCCATCTGCGAAATCAACAAATACAAACCTTGGTTCAAATCCCCCTGAGCCATCAGTTTCTGGCGATGGCAATGCAAATCCACTTGTTACCAATGATGATGAAACAGCTTCAGGAATAGGGTCTGCCTCTGAAATTACCAAAGATGTCAAAGATACGGCCACCGAAAAGTAG
- the LOC107930407 gene encoding homeobox-leucine zipper protein ATHB-14 isoform X2, whose protein sequence is MALSMHKESLNNKQMDSSKYVRYTPEQVEALERVYNECPKPSSLRRQQLIRECPILSNIEPKQIKVWFQNRRCREKQRKEASRLQTVNRKLTAMNKLLMEENDRLQKQVSHLVYENGYMKQQLQTASVTTTDNNSCESVVVSGQHQQQQNPTPRHPQRDANNPAGLLTIAEETLAEFLSKATGTAVDWVQMIGMKPGPDSIGIVAVSRNCSGVAARACGLVSLEPTKVAEILKDRPSWYRDCRCIDVLSIIPTANGGTIELIYMQTYAPTTLAAARDFWTLRYTTSLEDGNLVICERSLTSSTGGPTGPPTTSFVRAEMLPSGFLIRPCDGGGSIIHIVDHVDLDVWSVPEVLRPLYESSKILAQKMTIAALRHIRQIAQETNGEIQYGGGRQPAVLRTFSQRLCRGFNDAVNGFVDDGWSLMGSDGVEDVTIMINSSPGKFFGSQYNTSMVPSFGGGVLCAKASMLLQSVPPALLVRFLREHRSEWADYGIDTYSAACLKPNPYTVPCARPSGFPSSQVILPLAHTVEHEEFLEVVRLEGQAFTPEDVALARDMYLLQLCSGIDENAVGACAQLVFAPIDESFADNAPLLPSGFRVIPLDSKPDGPGAARTLDLASTLEVGPGSNRSTGDGEPNSYNLRSVLTIAFQFTFENHLRDDVASMARQYVRSVVGSVQRVAMAIAPSRISPGLGPKSLPGSPEALTLARWICRSYRIHTGGELLRADSQSGDTLLEQLWNHSDAIMCCSLKTNASPVFTFANQAGLDMLETTLVALQDIMLDKILDEAGRKSLCTEFSKIMQQGFAHLPAGICVSSMGRPLSYEQAIVWKVVDDDNDDAANHCLGLMFVNWSFV, encoded by the exons ATGGCACTTTCCATGCACAAAGAGTCATTGAATAACAAGCAAATGGATAGTAGTAAGTATGTAAGGTATACACCAGAGCAAGTGGAAGCTTTGGAAAGAGTATACAATGAATGTCCAAAGCCTAGCTCTTTAAGAAGGCAGCAGCTCATTAGGGAGTGCCCTATTCTTTCCAACATTGAGCCTAAACAGATCAAAGTTTGGTTTCAGAACCGAAg ATGTCGAGAAAAGCAGAGGAAGGAAGCTTCCCGTCTCCAGACGGTGAACCGAAAGCTGACTGCCATGAATAAGCTGTTGATGGAAGAGAATGATCGATTGCAAAAACAGGTCTCGCATCTTGTATACGAGAATGGATACATGAAGCAGCAGCTGCAGACC GCTTCAGTAACGACCACGGACAATAATAGCTGTGAGTCCGTGGTCGTGAGTGGTCAGCACCAACAACAGCAAAACCCAACACCTCGGCACCCACAAAGGGATGCTAACAACCCAGCTGG TTTACTCACAATTGCTGAGGAGACCCTGGCAGAGTTCCTTTCGAAAGCTACCGGAACTGCTGTCGACTGGGTTCAAATGATTGGGATGAAG CCTGGTCCGGATTCTATTGGCATTGTTGCTGTTTCCCGTAACTGTAGCGGAGTAGCAGCACGTGCTTGTGGTCTTGTGAGTCTCGAGCCCACTAAG GTTGCGGAAATCCTTAAAGATCGTCCATCGTGGTATCGTGACTGCCGATGCATTGATGTATTGAGTATAATTCCGACAGCGaatggtggaacaattgagctcATCTATATGCAG ACTTATGCGCCTACAACATTGGCTGCAGCACGGGACTTTTGGACTCTGAGATATACTACGAGTTTAGAAGATGGCAATCTCGTG ATATGCGAGAGGTCCTTAACATCTTCTACTGGTGGCCCTACCGGGCCTCCTACTACAAGTTTTGTACGAGCCGAAATGCTTCCCAGTGGATTTCTAATCAGACCTTGTGATGGCGGTGGCTCTATCATTCACATTGTTGATCATGTTGATTTAGAT GTTTGGAGTGTTCCTGAAGTTCTTAGGCCACTTTACGAATCATCCAAAATTCTTGCTCAGAAAATGACAATTGCT GCCTTGCGGCATATACGGCAAATTGCTCAAGAGACAAATGGAGAAATTCAATATGGTGGTGGTCGTCAACCTGCTGTTTTACGGACTTTTAGTCAGAGACTTTGCAG GGGGTTTAATGATGCTGTAAATGGGTTTGTCGATGATGGTTGGTCGCTTATGGGTAGTGACGGTGTCGAAGATGTGACCATCATGATAAATTCATCTCCAGGCAAATTCTTCGGGTCTCAGTACAACACCTCTATGGTTCCTTCTTTTGGGGGAGGTGTACTATGTGCCAAGGCCTCAATGCTGCTTCAG AGTGTCCCTCCTGCATTGCTTGTTCGGTTTTTGAGGGAGCATCGATCCGAGTGGGCTGATTATGGAATCGACACCTACTCCGCCGCTTGTTTGAAACCTAATCCTTACACTGTTCCGTGTGCTCGGCCTAGTGGTTTCCCTAGTAGTCAGGTCATTCTACCTCTTGCGCATACAGTAGAACATGAAGAG TTCCTTGAAGTTGTTCGTCTAGAAGGCCAGGCATTCACGCCTGAAGATGTAGCTTTGGCACGGGATATGTACTTATTGCAG CTTTGCAGCGGAATTGATGAAAATGCAGTCGGTGCCTGCGCACAGCTTGTTTTTGCACCTATTGATGAATCGTTTGCCGATAATGCTCCATTGCTTCCATCTGGATTTCGAGTCATACCTCTAGATTCCAAGCCA GATGGACCAGGAGCAGCTCGAACATTGGATTTAGCTTCTACCCTCGAAGTTGGTCCTGGCAGCAATCGCTCAACTGGTGATGGTGAGCCGAACAGTTATAACCTTAGATCAGTCTTGACCATTGCATTCCAATTCACTTTCGAGAACCACTTGAGGGATGACGTGGCTTCTATGGCTCGTCAATATGTACGTAGTGTTGTGGGATCTGTTCAAAGGGTTGCCATGGCTATTGCTCCATCCCGTATTAGCCCTGGCTTGGGACCAAAAAGCCTCCCTGGTTCTCCTGAGGCTCTTACTTTGGCGCGTTGGATTTGCCGAAGCTACAG GATTCATACCGGTGGAGAACTCCTACGAGCTGATTCACAATCCGGTGATACTTTGCTGGAGCAACTGTGGAACCATTCAGATGCGATAATGTGTTGTTCATTGAAAACAAAT GCGTCTCCAGTTTTCACCTTTGCAAACCAGGCTGGGCTTGATATGCTAGAAACTACATTGGTAGCCCTTCAAGACATAATGCTGGACAAGATTCTCGATGAAGCCGGCCGAAAGAGCCTATGCACCGAGTTCTCAAAGATCATGCAACAG GGGTTTGCACATCTACCAGCAGGGATATGCGTATCGAGTATGGGAAGGCCGTTGTCCTACGAGCAGGCCATTGTGTGGAAGGTTGTCGATGATGACAACGATGATGCTGCCAATCACTGCCTCGGCTTGATGTTTGTAAACTGGTCTTTTGTGTGA
- the LOC107930433 gene encoding DNA-damage-repair/toleration protein DRT111, chloroplastic: protein MLGGLYGDLPPPSDEDNQPSSNATVWSSSTKMAPPTLRKPFSGFAPPQTILRSQNKPKNPIPKTTTSSSVSISVSPSPVAVAPDGMVQHQPALVGVTSSVIEEYDPARPNDYEEYRRERKRKAMEEEMRRELERRRREEEEREREREERERERERDFNDSRLNISGEEAWRRRAAMSGGVPRSPSPPPGKAEGFTIGKSETSGLGVGAGGQMTAAQRMMAKMGWKEGQGLGKQEQGITTPLMAKKTDRRAGVIVNASETSKPDKKVKSVSFNGPPTRVLLLRNMVGPGEVDDELEDEVGSECAKYGTVTRVLIFEITEPNFPADEAVRIFIQFERSEETTKALIDLDGRFFGGRVVKASFYDEERFSKNELAPMPGEIPGFS, encoded by the exons ATGCTTGGTGGTTTGTACGGAGATCTACCGCCGCCGTCCGATGAGGATAACCAACCAAGCAGTAACGCCACGGTATGGTCAAGCAGTACAAAGATGGCTCCTCCCACTCTCCGCAAGCCTTTCTCCGGCTTTGCTCCGCCGCAGACTATCCTCAGATCCCAAAACAAACCCAAAAACCCTATTCCCAAAACAACAACCTCTTCTTCCGTTTCCATCTCCGTGTCGCCTTCCCCCGTGGCGGTTGCACCCGACGGAATGGTGCAACATCAGCCTGCACTTGTGGGCGTCACTTCCAGTGTAATCGAAGAGTATGACCCAGCCAGGCCCAATGATTACGAGGAATACCGGAGGGAGAGGAAGAGGAAAGCTATGGAAGAGGAGATGAGGAGGGAATTGGAGAGAAGGCGGAGGGAAGAAGAGGAAAGGGAGAGGGAAAGAGAAGAGAgggaaagagagagagaaagagatttCAATGATTCCAGGCTGAATATTTCAGGCGAGGAAGCTTGGAGAAGGCGTGCTGCTATGAGCGGTGGGGTTCCAAGGTCCCCATCTCCGCCGCCGGGAAAAGCCGAGGGTTTCACCATTGGGAAGTCGGAGACAAGTGGACTAGGAGTTGGGGCAGGTGGGCAGATGACTGCTGCCCAAAGAATGATGGCCAAAATGGGGTGGAAAGAAGGTCAGGGTCTTGGAAAACAGGAGCAAGGGATTACTACACCATTGATGGCCAAGAAGACTGATAGGAGAGCTGGTGTAATTGTGAACGCCAGTGAGACTTCTAAACCTGATAAGAAGGTTAAGAGTGTTAGCTTCAATGGCCCCCCTACTCGTGTTTTGCTGCTTAGAAACATG GTTGGTCCAGGTGAGGTAGACGATGAATTAGAAGATGAGGTTGGATCCGAGTGTGCAAAATATGGAACTGTTACCCGAGTTCTGATATTTGAGATAACAGAGCCAAATTTCCCAGCCGATGAAGCTGTCAGAATCTTTATTCAATTCGAGAGATCAGAGGAAACAACTAAAGCATTAATTGACCTCGATGGACGGTTTTTTGGGGGGAGGGTCGTTAAAGCCTCATTTTATGATGAAGAGAGGTTTAGTAAGAATGAGTTGGCTCCGATGCCGGGGGAAATTCCGGGATTTTCTTGA